Proteins co-encoded in one Cytophaga hutchinsonii ATCC 33406 genomic window:
- a CDS encoding leucine-rich repeat domain-containing protein — MKTSFFILCFFCVMFLTQAQLVTIPDANFKAALIAEGVDKNNDGKIQISEASAVTRLNIYGKSITDMTGIEAFINVTDLTCSDNPFTSLDISKNTALVNLYCSGTQLTTLDVSKNTVLNSLDCSSSLFQSIDVSANTDLEFLNCSFNSLTALNVTKNTKLMALNCQFNQLTALDLSKNPLLLGLSCYSNQLPSLDVSLNTALTNLNCYGNLFTSFDISKNLALINFNCSSNQITSLDISKNQALSELDCGANLLTAIDISKNPSIQFFKCCCNNLSVIDVSANSNITLLFCYSNPITTLDVSNITNLEYLNCSSCPNLSTVCINTTDQLKSTSSWWWSKSPETAWSTTCALATDVKERNTDSSKTLVRVVTVLGKEISAEQATNGVYIYQYSDGSTMKIMK, encoded by the coding sequence ATGAAAACTTCTTTTTTTATTCTCTGCTTCTTTTGCGTTATGTTTTTAACGCAGGCACAACTTGTTACCATACCCGATGCAAACTTTAAAGCAGCCCTTATTGCCGAAGGCGTTGACAAAAACAACGACGGAAAAATCCAGATAAGTGAAGCTTCCGCGGTAACCAGGCTCAATATATACGGCAAATCAATTACGGACATGACCGGCATTGAAGCATTTATAAATGTTACAGACCTGACCTGTTCGGACAATCCCTTTACCTCATTGGATATAAGTAAAAATACTGCTTTAGTTAATCTGTACTGCTCAGGCACGCAATTAACAACACTGGATGTATCAAAAAATACCGTTTTAAACTCATTGGACTGTTCGTCCAGTCTGTTTCAATCGATTGATGTTTCTGCCAATACCGATTTAGAATTTTTGAATTGCAGTTTTAATTCGCTTACTGCATTGAATGTGACTAAAAATACCAAGCTGATGGCATTAAATTGCCAATTCAATCAGCTAACAGCTCTTGATCTGTCTAAAAATCCCCTGTTGCTTGGTCTATCGTGCTATTCTAACCAGCTTCCGTCTCTTGATGTGAGCTTGAATACCGCTTTAACAAATCTGAACTGTTACGGCAACCTGTTCACTTCATTTGACATCAGTAAAAACCTTGCACTGATAAATTTCAATTGCAGTTCAAATCAAATAACAAGCCTGGATATAAGTAAAAATCAAGCGCTGTCAGAATTGGATTGCGGCGCAAATCTGCTTACTGCTATAGATATAAGTAAAAATCCCAGCATACAATTTTTTAAATGCTGCTGCAATAATTTAAGTGTTATAGATGTTTCTGCAAACAGCAACATTACATTGCTTTTCTGTTACAGCAATCCAATAACAACACTTGATGTAAGCAACATAACCAATCTTGAATATCTAAATTGTTCATCCTGCCCGAATCTTTCAACGGTTTGTATCAATACAACAGATCAGTTAAAAAGTACCTCTTCCTGGTGGTGGAGTAAAAGTCCGGAAACAGCATGGAGTACAACATGTGCACTGGCAACCGATGTTAAAGAGCGCAATACGGACAGCTCAAAAACATTGGTTCGTGTAGTAACTGTATTGGGTAAAGAGATCAGTGCCGAACAGGCAACGAATGGTGTATATATTTATCAATACAGTGACGGAAGCACCATGAAGATCATGAAATAA
- a CDS encoding transporter codes for MNMITKCCLLLLFAGVNTIRVSAQSDSSITTPACLSCLCSKDATPAGVMISHVHPKGEWMLSYRYMGMRGKGIEQNGRPVTNDQVYDQDYLMSSDNMHMDMHMLMAMYGLTKNLTLMGMVEYNRSTMNMQAPEGSAHVHNGVPMSSGMAHDMKASGLGDVSVTALYALVNSFNHHLLVSGGITIPTGSIQTKGGAASMYPEQRYPYMMQQGSGTWDVLPGLTYTFQHNKIMASSQLCAAIRTGYNTVGYKLGNKYSFNNWVGYRWLDWFSTSLRAEANTTGSISGSDPTLYAYNEPSANPYNYGGQTITGYAGVNFYFLGKNKIGIEGGLPLYQKANGIQTAASSTIHLNYTLVF; via the coding sequence ATGAACATGATAACAAAATGTTGTTTGCTGCTGCTGTTTGCAGGAGTAAATACAATACGTGTATCTGCGCAGTCAGATTCAAGTATAACAACCCCGGCCTGCCTTTCCTGTTTATGCAGTAAAGATGCCACACCCGCAGGTGTGATGATCAGTCACGTACATCCAAAAGGAGAGTGGATGTTATCCTACCGCTATATGGGAATGCGTGGAAAAGGAATTGAGCAAAACGGGCGGCCGGTTACAAACGATCAGGTCTACGATCAGGATTACCTCATGTCTTCCGATAACATGCATATGGACATGCATATGCTGATGGCTATGTACGGGCTCACAAAAAATCTTACGTTAATGGGTATGGTTGAATATAACCGTTCAACGATGAACATGCAGGCACCGGAAGGTTCTGCCCATGTGCACAATGGCGTACCTATGTCGTCGGGTATGGCGCATGACATGAAGGCTTCAGGCTTGGGGGATGTATCTGTAACAGCCCTGTATGCATTGGTAAATTCTTTTAATCATCACCTGCTTGTTTCCGGCGGTATTACTATTCCTACGGGATCGATACAAACAAAAGGCGGTGCAGCAAGTATGTATCCAGAGCAGCGCTATCCTTATATGATGCAGCAGGGATCAGGTACCTGGGATGTGCTGCCGGGTTTAACATATACCTTTCAGCACAATAAGATCATGGCGAGTTCACAGCTGTGTGCTGCTATACGTACAGGCTACAATACAGTCGGATATAAACTCGGAAATAAATATTCCTTTAATAACTGGGTTGGTTATCGCTGGTTGGATTGGTTCAGCACATCCTTACGTGCAGAAGCCAATACAACAGGCAGTATCAGCGGTTCAGACCCTACGTTATATGCATACAATGAACCTTCGGCAAATCCATATAATTACGGCGGACAAACAATTACAGGTTATGCCGGTGTGAATTTCTATTTCTTAGGTAAAAATAAAATCGGAATAGAAGGCGGTTTGCCTTTATATCAGAAAGCCAATGGCATTCAAACGGCTGCTTCTTCAACGATTCATTTAAATTATACACTTGTCTTTTAA
- a CDS encoding MbnP family protein: MKYALIITLALLAAACKKSAADDPSSPANTVVTAPVNLHLHTYIGENEVDGYDIIYRTTEGREMSLSMAQVFLSDIELVKRDGTIYPIKDTIILTNIIDQVYRLGNVPVGNYRTIRFKAGLLPAINAQTSGGSVPLNDKSMWFSNTAQQNNYIFMNCSGKIDTSAALVGKMAPFTYKIGTDAQLKQVVMPDQNYSVQPNTTGYVHMLVDYSQLFIGVDLTDAANLSITTSEQNSWPDNGQAWPIAVTVADNIVHAFKYENE, translated from the coding sequence ATGAAATACGCACTTATTATCACACTTGCACTTCTCGCTGCTGCCTGCAAAAAATCTGCAGCGGATGATCCGTCTTCACCGGCAAATACCGTTGTTACAGCTCCTGTTAATCTTCATTTACATACCTACATCGGGGAAAATGAAGTAGATGGATATGATATTATTTACCGCACAACAGAAGGGAGAGAAATGTCGCTATCTATGGCTCAGGTATTTTTATCGGACATTGAACTGGTAAAACGCGACGGTACTATTTATCCCATTAAGGATACCATTATCTTAACAAACATTATTGATCAGGTATATCGTTTGGGAAATGTTCCGGTAGGCAATTACAGAACGATTCGTTTTAAAGCCGGATTGTTACCTGCTATTAACGCACAAACATCAGGCGGGAGCGTTCCGTTGAATGATAAGAGTATGTGGTTCAGCAATACTGCGCAGCAGAATAATTATATTTTCATGAACTGCTCCGGCAAGATCGATACGTCGGCTGCACTGGTTGGCAAGATGGCGCCGTTCACCTATAAGATCGGTACCGATGCACAGTTAAAACAGGTTGTGATGCCCGATCAGAATTACTCTGTGCAGCCAAATACAACGGGCTATGTGCATATGCTGGTAGATTATTCGCAATTGTTTATTGGTGTTGACCTGACGGATGCGGCTAACTTAAGCATTACTACTTCCGAGCAGAATTCATGGCCGGACAATGGACAGGCCTGGCCGATAGCGGTTACGGTAGCCGATAATATTGTGCATGCATTTAAATATGAAAATGAATAA
- a CDS encoding T9SS type A sorting domain-containing protein: protein MKKYINTKISTMLYCVLFVLGTPVASHAHFGSKGPFGGSITCTVVAGDTVYMGTEEGGVFESTSALLVGWRARPVGLKSGKITAIAHTGVNLFAATADSGIFVLNGYVGSDRYWNKVNTGLTNLHVTSLIAISKTTLLAGTTNGLFLTTNSGASWQAVNGDLHHLDITRIVKAGARIFVTAQDGGVYATDNTGASWIEFNDVHTEHIAGTTALSYNAATDALMVLNENGLFIAQTVSTTNTPVYTAAAGFPSNETVAYISNNGANWYIATNKGVYTSSASVINWTSISTGLAGLPVKTVEPFKNGLVSGTRLYGIYKTNLPVVSWSGMNINFNNLKTTAMVTSGTGFIVAATELGVRVSRDIAASYVSANLGLEDSTHVNDLVIAKHFLVAATTYSGVFITADSGKHWTAINTGLENPNIKKVFYSNDILYIIDAAGNVFRASVGLPQWTPIQSGLPSDVKPTSMAFYGNNILLSTQGSGVFIKTETGTSWTAYNTGLSNLNVTSVTALGTKIYAGTDGSGVFVSDSAKAQISWSATAPTIISHTTLLNLNGMQIQALASYAGHIWASCKGGLLVSPDNGATWNEGGNQFNLPSFTDVTKINFVKTRVFVSTENNGLYSNALSEITTITSLFSSTPVNYTALLIAPNPASGAFKLDTKNVSGSVKEIIIYDYNGHVKDRFVQEQDVYSIHYTPGMYLVQVTTSEGTLYTQKMVVK, encoded by the coding sequence ATGAAAAAATATATTAATACAAAGATCAGTACAATGCTTTATTGTGTTCTTTTTGTACTAGGCACACCGGTTGCAAGTCACGCACATTTTGGTTCAAAAGGACCATTTGGCGGAAGCATTACGTGTACGGTGGTAGCAGGGGATACGGTTTATATGGGTACTGAAGAAGGTGGTGTATTCGAAAGTACAAGTGCATTATTGGTGGGATGGCGCGCAAGGCCGGTTGGGTTAAAGAGCGGAAAAATAACAGCTATTGCACACACGGGTGTAAACCTGTTTGCAGCAACAGCAGACAGCGGCATTTTCGTTTTAAATGGCTATGTAGGTTCCGACCGTTATTGGAACAAAGTAAATACCGGGTTAACAAATTTACATGTTACCAGCCTGATCGCGATCAGCAAAACGACACTGCTGGCAGGAACCACTAATGGATTATTTCTGACAACCAACAGCGGTGCAAGCTGGCAGGCCGTTAACGGAGATCTGCATCATCTGGATATTACAAGGATTGTAAAAGCAGGTGCTAGAATTTTTGTAACAGCTCAGGATGGCGGTGTGTATGCAACAGATAATACGGGTGCTTCATGGATTGAATTTAATGATGTACATACAGAACACATTGCCGGTACTACAGCATTATCGTACAATGCAGCAACGGATGCTTTAATGGTTCTGAATGAAAACGGATTATTTATTGCGCAAACAGTAAGCACAACCAATACACCTGTTTATACAGCTGCTGCCGGATTTCCTTCAAATGAAACAGTTGCGTATATTTCAAACAATGGTGCAAACTGGTATATAGCTACCAATAAAGGAGTATATACGTCTTCCGCTTCGGTTATTAACTGGACAAGCATATCAACAGGTTTAGCAGGTCTTCCGGTGAAAACAGTTGAACCTTTTAAAAATGGTCTTGTCAGCGGTACAAGGCTGTATGGTATTTATAAAACAAATTTACCTGTTGTTTCCTGGTCTGGGATGAATATAAATTTTAATAATTTGAAAACAACCGCCATGGTTACAAGCGGCACAGGCTTTATTGTAGCAGCAACAGAACTGGGCGTACGTGTAAGCAGAGATATTGCAGCCAGTTATGTTTCCGCAAATCTTGGTCTGGAAGACAGTACACATGTTAATGATCTGGTTATTGCGAAACACTTTTTGGTAGCGGCAACAACATACTCAGGTGTATTTATTACTGCAGATTCCGGTAAGCACTGGACAGCGATCAATACCGGCCTGGAGAATCCAAACATTAAAAAAGTGTTTTATTCAAATGATATATTATATATTATTGATGCTGCCGGTAATGTTTTCAGAGCGTCTGTAGGTCTGCCTCAATGGACTCCCATACAGAGCGGATTGCCTTCGGATGTTAAGCCAACGTCAATGGCATTTTACGGAAATAATATTCTGTTAAGCACACAAGGTAGTGGTGTGTTTATAAAAACAGAAACAGGTACGTCATGGACAGCATACAATACCGGTTTATCAAACCTGAATGTAACTTCTGTTACAGCTTTAGGTACTAAAATATATGCAGGTACAGATGGTTCAGGTGTATTCGTTTCAGATTCCGCAAAGGCTCAGATCAGCTGGTCGGCAACGGCACCTACCATCATTTCCCATACAACTTTATTAAATCTGAATGGTATGCAGATTCAGGCATTGGCAAGCTATGCAGGTCATATATGGGCCAGCTGCAAAGGCGGCTTGCTGGTAAGTCCCGATAACGGAGCTACGTGGAATGAAGGCGGAAACCAGTTTAACTTACCAAGCTTTACAGATGTTACAAAAATTAATTTTGTTAAAACACGTGTGTTTGTTTCAACGGAAAATAATGGTTTATACTCAAATGCCCTGTCTGAGATAACAACCATTACCTCGTTATTCAGCAGTACTCCGGTAAATTATACAGCATTATTGATAGCTCCGAATCCTGCATCCGGAGCATTTAAGCTGGATACAAAAAATGTAAGCGGAAGCGTGAAAGAAATCATCATCTATGATTACAATGGCCATGTGAAAGACCGGTTTGTTCAGGAACAGGACGTGTATTCTATACACTATACACCCGGCATGTATCTGGTGCAGGTAACAACTTCTGAAGGTACGCTGTATACACAAAAGATGGTTGTTAAATAA